The Streptomyces capitiformicae genome contains the following window.
ACGGCCTGCAAGCCTCCATCATCAGCTCGAACATGAAGCGTGCCCGACACCTCGCGGAGCGTCTCGAGGCAGGCTGCGTCACCATCAACGACGCCCAGACCAACTACATGGCCTTCGGCCTGCCCATGGGCGGCTGGAAGGAGTCGGGCCTCGGCGTACGGCACGGCGCCGAAGGAATCCGCAAGTACACCAGGCTCCAGGCCGTCAGCGTGAACCGCTTCCCGACCCGCCGCGACCTTCACATGATCCCGTTCGACCCCTCGGCCTACCGGTCCATCCTGCGCCTGGTGGACCTCATGTACGGCAACCGCCTGCGCCGCCGGAGCAGGTAACCGCGCCATCGCTCACCAGATCACGAAAGGCCAGATCCCGATGACCACGACAGCCGCCGCCCCGCACATGTCCGTCGGCGCCATGCCCGAGGGCGTCACCCTGCCGCTGCCCCCGCAGAACCTGAGCGTCGAGGAGGAGCGTCAGGTCCGCAAGCAGGAACTCGCGGCCGCCTTCCGCCTGTTCGCCCGCTTCGGTTTCTCCGAGGGCGTGGCCGGACACATCACGGCCCGCGACCCGGAGAACCCCTCGGCCTTCTGGGTCAACCCCTTCGGGATGTCGTTCAGCCAGATCCGCGTCTGCGACCTGATCCTCGTCGACCATGACGGCAAGCTCCTTCAGGGCAAGCGCCCGGTCAACAACGCCGCGTTCTGCATCCACTCCGAGGTGCACCGGGCCAGGCCGGACGTGGTCGCGGCCGCACACACCCACTCCCTGCACGGCAAGGCCTTCTCCAGCCTCGGCGTCCCGCTCGAGCCGATCACCCAGGACGCCTGCGCCTTCTTCGAGGACCACGGCATCTACTCCGACTACCGCGGAGTGGTCAACGACACCGAGGAAGGCCGGCGGATCGGTGTGGCGCTGGGGGAGGGCAAGGCCGTCGTTCTGCAGAACCACGGGCTGCTGACGGTCGGGTCCTCCGTCGCCGAGGCGGCCTGGTACTTCATCACCATGGAACGTTCCTGCCAGGCCCAGTTGCTGGCCATGGCCGCCGGTGAGCCGAAGCTCATCGATGCCGAGACGGCGCGGATGGTGCGGGACCAGATCTCCGGCCCCCTGCCGGGCTGGTTCCAGTTCCGCCCCCTGTGGGACCAGATCACCGCAGACCAGCCCGACCTGTTCGACTGACATGACGCGCTGATCCCAGGAAGCCACGTCGGGTGGGTACGGCTGCTACGGCCGCCGTACCCACCCGACTTCCTGGTGTGGCCGCCGTCCGACGACGGGGCGGCCGGTGTCCATGAGCGTGCGCTCACCGGCGCCTCACCTCACGCGTCCTTGACGGCGAGGCTCATGAGGTGCTCGCCGGCCAGGCGGAGCACCTCACGGGTGTTCTCG
Protein-coding sequences here:
- a CDS encoding class II aldolase/adducin family protein — translated: MTTTAAAPHMSVGAMPEGVTLPLPPQNLSVEEERQVRKQELAAAFRLFARFGFSEGVAGHITARDPENPSAFWVNPFGMSFSQIRVCDLILVDHDGKLLQGKRPVNNAAFCIHSEVHRARPDVVAAAHTHSLHGKAFSSLGVPLEPITQDACAFFEDHGIYSDYRGVVNDTEEGRRIGVALGEGKAVVLQNHGLLTVGSSVAEAAWYFITMERSCQAQLLAMAAGEPKLIDAETARMVRDQISGPLPGWFQFRPLWDQITADQPDLFD